From a single Dehalococcoidia bacterium genomic region:
- a CDS encoding cadherin domain-containing protein: MTNLNEGPEISGSNSITYTEGLLSVVGTYKHNDPEGENIVWNLGTILDEDDFTITNGELRFAEPPDVENPTDRNQDNVYYVLVKVTDGEFDDEFLVTVVVTDTNEVPTFPGANTSRDVSENTRAGQNVGAPVSASDPERDSLTYSLGGPDQGHFDISTSTGQILTKSDLDYEGSKKSYSVTVSVTDSKDANGVTEAIPTVDANFEVTINVIDEDEAPVLTGATSTSATENATGTITTYLATDPEGATTTFTVHGDSSDFSISDGGVLSIDATPDFEEQAVYQITVRASDAESGGNIADLNVTVNVTNVDEPGVVTLSPASPEDGFQVSASLTDPDLNVSGVSWSWARSTDKSGWQPISGQSGSGYTPVDADEGHYLRATATYDDREGTGKSADGISDSQVPAVNSRPSFSPNIVRKVNENTPSGVKIGDPVAAMNDETEDTLVYSLEGANADMFGFSTTTGQLYTKEPLNHEEASSYNIEISVSDGKDINDNAEDSVDATIPVTVNVKDVDEAPVISGDEVVSFNENATATVAIYTAVDPEGHSHSWDLSGTDSGAFDISGGNLTFKSPPDFEIKSTYQVTVVATDSRNPGTLDVTVNIVNMDEAGSVTLSSRQPQVEATLTATLSDPDKGISTLTWTWETATSSDWTEVRTATSSSGVTDSYTPVEGDVGKSIRVTVSYTDGHSSGKSATVTSANQAEEKPPTNFAPTFPPTTDTQLSVPENTSEGEDIGSPVTATDDNNDDLSYTLGGQDAASFDIDSSSGQLKTKAALDHEDKDTYTVTVTASDPSNEEATVTVTITVTDVNEPPSLSLSTTDLSYPENDDRPVATFTTSDPEDDDITLVPKGDDGKLFRFSGTELHFNALPNFETPLDTGEDNEYNIEIFADDKNSTTTLKVTITVTNVNEPPQFPNGDTGTRSVTENTTAGQNVGAPVSASDPEDKSLHYSLSGTDAGHFDIDDSTGQILAKSELDYEGRKSYSVTVSVRDSKNVDGQTDAVTDDEIDITINVIGENEAPVITGATSTNFAENGTRAVASYTGRDPEGGSVYWTVLGTDSAYFAITDSGVLSVDPAPDFEDPDDSDRNNVYHVTVQASDGNNINRLDMTVTVTNVEEPGEVELSSVQPQVDTALTATLDDPDGVESTITWSWQRSRAGSKSSWSTISGATSDSYIATSTDVGRYLRATATYDDGYSSGKSASAVSENTVRELPVNNDPPRFLSQFERRSVDENTAPGQNVGDPVTAIDDPADNLTYWLDGTNAGMFSIVRSTGQIQTRMPLDYESNSSYRVTVIAADPSNATTSVPVTITVVNVDEAPVAVADTATATEDGAAVTIDVLANDSDPEGMQLSLTAVMQPANSSTAIVGTNVEYTPSAGYYGSDSFTYTVSDVNSNSSVGNVTITVAADSDPTVQTDTIAIQFVPIDGGGERILLSDYFSDPDEGHPPYQATSSDATIFTVDVSEGYLTITPVGIGVATTTLTVSDTPGISQEFRVVVYRPVVARTNTEAVHIVDPDVETTLVSEDEVLSVLFQEGARDQFFQVAVDAQSNNCGIEAPIDHQHVCVLVDLFDLGAESIEESLNQNSTLDVTLDQMQYAAVAADVASGDFQMWKGHGPTDVSWDEMPQCPNPVGTDECYELTADQNGNGGMITVYNIAGFSEFAAGSDQPAPPPTEPPTTTPPPTTGGGGNTGGGSGTSGGGSSSGGSSSSSRYESSSNQTPQIFGQTNVTFNENGTDPVATYIAEDADDDDITWSLLGYDRSKFRLSQE; this comes from the coding sequence GTGACGAACTTGAACGAAGGGCCGGAAATCAGCGGCAGCAATTCGATTACGTACACTGAAGGTCTACTCTCGGTAGTTGGAACGTACAAACACAACGACCCCGAGGGCGAAAACATCGTGTGGAACTTGGGGACCATTCTTGACGAGGATGATTTTACAATCACTAACGGTGAACTCAGGTTCGCCGAGCCTCCGGATGTGGAGAATCCAACCGACCGCAACCAAGATAACGTGTACTACGTTTTGGTTAAGGTAACGGACGGGGAATTCGATGACGAGTTCTTGGTCACGGTTGTCGTGACTGATACGAATGAAGTCCCCACATTCCCGGGAGCAAATACCTCAAGGGACGTCTCGGAGAATACCCGAGCCGGCCAGAATGTTGGCGCACCAGTCAGTGCGTCTGATCCTGAGAGGGACAGTCTGACCTACTCGCTAGGTGGGCCAGATCAAGGGCACTTCGACATCTCGACATCAACTGGGCAGATTCTGACGAAATCCGACCTCGATTACGAGGGCAGCAAGAAGAGCTACTCGGTAACCGTGTCAGTCACGGACAGCAAGGACGCCAATGGCGTCACTGAGGCAATCCCAACGGTGGACGCCAATTTCGAGGTGACCATCAACGTCATCGATGAAGATGAGGCACCCGTCCTCACCGGCGCGACCAGCACCAGTGCGACAGAGAATGCCACAGGGACAATTACCACGTACCTTGCGACTGACCCTGAAGGGGCAACTACAACCTTTACAGTGCATGGAGATTCATCTGACTTCTCCATCTCGGATGGCGGTGTGCTCAGCATTGACGCCACACCGGACTTCGAAGAACAGGCAGTTTACCAAATCACAGTACGCGCATCCGATGCAGAAAGCGGTGGAAACATCGCCGACCTGAACGTGACTGTTAACGTCACGAACGTGGATGAGCCCGGTGTGGTCACGCTCTCCCCTGCTTCGCCGGAGGATGGCTTCCAGGTGAGCGCATCCCTTACCGATCCCGACCTTAACGTTTCCGGCGTGAGCTGGAGTTGGGCTCGCTCTACGGATAAGAGCGGGTGGCAACCTATTTCAGGTCAATCCGGAAGCGGATACACGCCTGTAGACGCCGACGAGGGCCATTACCTCCGTGCAACCGCGACCTACGACGACAGGGAGGGCACAGGCAAGAGCGCCGATGGCATCTCGGACAGCCAGGTTCCCGCCGTGAACAGCCGGCCGTCGTTCTCGCCAAATATCGTTCGCAAGGTTAACGAGAACACGCCGTCCGGCGTAAAGATCGGGGACCCAGTTGCAGCGATGAACGACGAAACAGAAGACACCTTGGTCTACTCGCTGGAAGGAGCCAACGCCGATATGTTCGGCTTCTCCACCACTACAGGCCAGTTGTACACGAAAGAACCGCTCAACCACGAGGAGGCTTCGAGCTACAACATTGAAATCTCGGTCAGCGATGGCAAGGACATTAACGACAATGCCGAAGACTCTGTAGACGCCACGATTCCTGTGACCGTCAACGTGAAAGATGTTGATGAGGCGCCAGTCATAAGTGGCGATGAAGTTGTCAGCTTCAATGAAAACGCTACAGCAACAGTCGCAATCTACACGGCTGTAGACCCTGAGGGACACTCCCATAGCTGGGACCTATCAGGAACTGATTCGGGCGCCTTCGACATCTCAGGTGGCAACCTGACATTCAAGTCGCCGCCGGATTTCGAGATCAAGTCGACCTACCAAGTTACGGTCGTGGCTACCGACAGCCGCAACCCAGGCACGCTGGACGTGACTGTCAACATTGTCAATATGGACGAGGCGGGATCTGTGACTCTGTCGTCAAGGCAGCCACAGGTCGAGGCAACTCTCACTGCTACCCTATCTGACCCCGACAAGGGTATTTCCACCCTCACGTGGACATGGGAGACGGCTACTAGCAGCGACTGGACCGAAGTCAGAACAGCTACATCAAGCAGTGGAGTCACAGACAGTTACACGCCGGTTGAGGGCGACGTTGGCAAGAGCATTAGGGTCACGGTCTCGTACACGGACGGTCATTCTTCCGGCAAGAGCGCGACGGTGACATCGGCGAATCAGGCCGAGGAAAAGCCGCCGACCAATTTTGCGCCGACATTCCCGCCAACTACGGACACCCAGTTGTCTGTCCCTGAGAACACGAGTGAAGGAGAAGACATAGGCAGCCCGGTGACGGCGACAGACGACAACAATGACGATCTGAGTTACACGCTAGGCGGACAGGATGCAGCGTCCTTCGACATCGATTCTTCAAGTGGTCAACTGAAGACCAAAGCAGCCTTGGATCATGAGGACAAGGACACCTACACCGTCACGGTGACGGCGTCCGACCCATCCAACGAGGAAGCTACGGTCACTGTGACGATCACAGTTACAGACGTGAATGAGCCACCGAGCCTGAGCCTGTCCACCACAGACCTGAGTTACCCAGAAAACGACGACAGACCGGTTGCGACTTTCACCACATCCGATCCTGAGGACGATGACATAACACTCGTTCCGAAGGGTGATGACGGCAAACTATTCAGGTTCAGCGGCACAGAACTCCACTTCAATGCGCTGCCAAACTTTGAGACACCTCTCGACACTGGCGAAGACAACGAATACAACATTGAGATATTTGCCGATGACAAGAACAGCACGACCACTCTGAAAGTGACAATCACCGTCACCAACGTCAACGAGCCTCCGCAGTTCCCGAACGGGGACACTGGCACTCGCAGCGTGACCGAGAACACGACTGCTGGGCAGAACGTGGGCGCACCTGTGTCGGCGTCTGACCCGGAGGACAAATCCCTGCACTACTCGCTGAGCGGGACCGATGCCGGACACTTCGACATCGATGACTCCACAGGCCAGATCCTGGCCAAGTCCGAGTTGGACTACGAGGGTCGGAAGAGCTACTCGGTGACGGTGTCGGTGCGCGACAGCAAAAACGTCGACGGCCAGACCGACGCGGTGACTGATGATGAAATCGACATCACCATCAACGTGATCGGCGAGAACGAGGCTCCGGTGATTACCGGCGCAACCTCGACCAACTTTGCCGAGAACGGCACCCGCGCGGTCGCGAGCTACACCGGGAGAGACCCCGAAGGTGGTTCCGTATACTGGACGGTGCTTGGCACTGACAGCGCGTACTTCGCTATCACAGACAGCGGTGTGCTCAGCGTCGACCCTGCACCTGACTTCGAGGACCCGGATGACTCGGACAGGAACAACGTGTACCACGTAACCGTCCAGGCTTCCGACGGCAACAACATCAACAGGCTGGACATGACCGTCACAGTTACCAACGTAGAGGAGCCTGGAGAGGTTGAGCTCTCTTCGGTGCAGCCGCAGGTCGATACGGCGCTGACGGCCACCCTGGACGATCCTGACGGGGTTGAGTCGACCATCACCTGGTCGTGGCAGAGGTCGCGTGCGGGCAGTAAATCCAGCTGGAGCACCATTAGTGGCGCGACATCTGACAGCTACATAGCAACCTCGACCGACGTCGGCAGGTACCTTCGTGCCACCGCGACGTACGACGACGGCTACAGTAGCGGCAAGAGCGCCAGTGCGGTTTCGGAAAACACCGTTCGCGAGCTACCAGTGAACAACGACCCGCCGAGGTTCCTGTCACAGTTCGAGAGGCGCTCTGTAGACGAGAACACGGCACCGGGCCAGAACGTCGGAGACCCGGTTACGGCTATTGACGACCCGGCGGACAACCTAACCTACTGGCTTGACGGTACCAACGCTGGCATGTTCAGCATCGTAAGGTCGACTGGACAGATCCAGACCAGGATGCCGTTGGACTACGAGTCCAATAGCAGTTACCGAGTCACGGTGATAGCCGCAGACCCGTCCAACGCGACCACTTCGGTCCCAGTGACCATAACCGTCGTAAACGTCGACGAGGCTCCTGTGGCCGTGGCCGACACCGCCACCGCAACTGAGGACGGCGCCGCAGTGACAATAGACGTGCTTGCGAACGACTCCGACCCGGAGGGCATGCAACTGTCCCTGACCGCCGTCATGCAGCCCGCAAACAGCAGCACAGCTATCGTGGGCACGAACGTCGAGTACACGCCGAGTGCCGGATACTACGGCTCCGACTCATTCACCTACACCGTGTCAGACGTGAACAGTAACTCGTCGGTAGGCAATGTGACGATTACGGTGGCCGCCGACAGCGACCCGACGGTCCAGACCGACACCATCGCCATCCAGTTCGTACCGATAGATGGCGGCGGCGAGCGGATACTGCTTTCCGACTACTTCTCAGATCCGGACGAAGGGCATCCGCCCTACCAGGCAACGAGTTCTGATGCCACAATCTTTACAGTTGACGTGTCAGAGGGCTATCTGACCATCACACCGGTCGGTATCGGTGTGGCTACTACCACGCTGACTGTCTCGGACACTCCCGGCATCAGCCAGGAGTTCAGGGTGGTCGTCTACAGGCCTGTGGTGGCACGCACTAATACAGAGGCCGTCCACATTGTCGACCCTGATGTCGAAACGACGTTGGTGTCGGAGGATGAAGTCCTGTCCGTCCTCTTCCAGGAGGGCGCAAGGGACCAGTTCTTCCAGGTCGCTGTCGACGCACAGAGCAACAACTGCGGCATCGAGGCGCCGATCGACCACCAGCACGTCTGTGTGCTCGTCGACCTATTTGACCTCGGCGCAGAGTCTATCGAGGAGAGTCTTAACCAGAACTCCACACTGGACGTGACGCTGGATCAGATGCAGTATGCCGCCGTCGCGGCTGACGTCGCGAGCGGCGACTTCCAGATGTGGAAGGGTCACGGTCCCACTGACGTCTCATGGGACGAGATGCCGCAGTGCCCGAATCCTGTCGGCACCGACGAGTGCTACGAACTGACCGCCGACCAGAACGGCAACGGCGGCATGATCACCGTCTACAACATTGCTGGCTTCAGCGAGTTCGCGGCCGGATCGGACCAGCCCGCGCCGCCTCCAACAGAGCCGCCCACGACGACCCCGCCTCCAACAACCGGAGGTGGCGGAAACACTGGTGGCGGAAGCGGCACTTCGGGTGGAGGTAGCAGCTCTGGGGGCAGCAGCTCTAGCAGCAGGTACGAGTCCTCAAGCAACCAAACGCCGCAGATATTCGGTCAAACCAACGTGACCTTCAACGAGAACGGCACCGATCCTGTCGCGACCTACATTGCAGAAGACGCCGATGATGACGACATCACCTGGTCGCTGCTTGGGTACGACAGAAGCAAGTTCAGGCTCTCGCAAGAATGA